The Victivallis sp. Marseille-Q1083 DNA window TCATTTTTATCACACCAGTTCAGCATTTTCTGCCGACAAAAGCCACTGTCTCCCCGGAAAATAATCTTAACCTTCGGCCATTTCTGCCGAAAGCGCTTTACCAGTAGCGAGAGAATCGCCCAAGCATGCTTGGCCGCATCAATTTTTGATGGACGCAAATAAGCCACAAGCAATTGATCCCCGCAGAAAACATACAACGGCAAAAAGCAATAGTGGTCATAATAGCCATGAAAAAAGCGATTTTCCTGCATCCCGTAAGTGAGGTCATCGGTAGCATCGAAATCAAGAATCAATTCTCGAGGCGGCGTGGAAAAACTTTCGATAAAGAATTCGACAAACAATCGGCTCAAATCTACGCAAGCACGACGATCGATTCCATTTTCGAATCGACATAAAGTGCTTGGAGTGGCGAGTTGACGATCACGACCGACAACAGTTTGAATCAGCGGATCAGTTCGCAATTCATGATGGTCATTGAGATCTTCATGGCCGGCAACCAAACCAAAAACTCGTTGACGAAGCATGCTCAGATAGGAATGCTCAACTTTTCCGGGCTGTCGAAGATCAAAAGAATCCAGCAGGTTACCGGCGCGCCGGGTCAAACCGAGTTTGCGGTCGAATTCTTTCACAAAAAGCAACCCGCCGTCACTGCTGATATCTCCACCGGCGAAATTGAATTCAATTTTTCTGCTTTTCGGACCTTGAAAGACCGGAATCGAAACATTACATTTTGTCATTGGCAGACCTCGGCGTTATATTGTGATGTAAGATATTACAATATAATACGTTAGTCGAGAATCTGCCTCT harbors:
- a CDS encoding IS1380 family transposase, encoding MTKCNVSIPVFQGPKSRKIEFNFAGGDISSDGGLLFVKEFDRKLGLTRRAGNLLDSFDLRQPGKVEHSYLSMLRQRVFGLVAGHEDLNDHHELRTDPLIQTVVGRDRQLATPSTLCRFENGIDRRACVDLSRLFVEFFIESFSTPPRELILDFDATDDLTYGMQENRFFHGYYDHYCFLPLYVFCGDQLLVAYLRPSKIDAAKHAWAILSLLVKRFRQKWPKVKIIFRGDSGFCRQKMLNWCDKNEVKYIVGLAKNPRLLELSKDLQVKAEALYNETHEKAKLFTQFEYAAGTWKYPRRVIAKAEFNSPGPNNRFIVTNLDDDGQYLYEKVYCARGEMENRIKEQQLDLFADRTSCHDFAANQFRLLLSSLAYILMERFRALLLTGTQFAEATCGSIRLYLVKIGAIIRRNTRKIYVALSSACPNQELLRLIAAKIIAWE